GGGTATTTTGGATATATCGAAGATCATTTAAATAAAGGGCACTTGGATTTGCAACTCAGTGAAGAAAAGACACGTCTTCTCTTAGCTGATGGAAAATGATTGAATGCGTGCTTCAAAATGGTACTAGGTCGCATTTGGGGGCTTGGAATAGTAGAATTTGAGATTAGAACATGAAGAAGCTCTTTATGAATCTGAACCAGGTTTTGTGAAAATTTGATTGAAGTGTCATgtgaatatgatataaaaaatgcaaaattaaatctgTCGGGTTATATCATAGACACTTTTACCGATTTTTTTCGAAAACTGCTTTAGATTCTTAAAGAAATTCTGCTATCCTTGGTTGCCGTAGGTCTCTTATGCTTGTCCTAGTAAATTTTGAAGCCACTTTATTCACTAGGCAAATGATTACTATTGAATAGTttcaaactgaatattttttattatttgcttctaAATTTCTTTCAGATGATTTTCTCCTTACttaatttttgtcataaatatttctctatgtattaaaaattagttttcaattaGAAGAGAGTACTGCCCTCTCGTTTCTGTAAGTTCaatgaaggaaaaattataaattttaatctggcTGCACCGCCACACGGTTTGTACTCGCAATTTTGTCTTTGATCTTCTATCTTTACTTTATTGCTCTTTTCGGGTATTACTACATCTGCAGTTCAACGCCTTTACGGTTAAAATTGTTTTAGCTCCTGGtttgctaaaaattataattccgtGTGCCGGAAAATCTTTATTAGGTTATAATTCGGATTTTATCCGTTTCACATACTAAGAAATGgcattgaaaagaattaataaggTGAGATATTTGTCCTCATTATAGTGTTGATTGGTTACTAATGCATTTTAAGGGAAAGCGCCAAAAATTTATGTCCAAATTTGAGTACAATAAACTGCTTATCCTACGCATTAATAATCATTATgctcttaaataaatattagattactGAAACCTGTATCTAAATTGTGGAccgtattcaaattttaataatgaaattgttaAGCCTACACTTGTTAAAGCTGATAATAAGGGTATTATTAAacttttgtatgtattttaaactatatttacaaGTTTTCTGTCGAATTTTAGTTCTATGAAATGTTCGTTTGTTAAATCTTTTCTATGTCGTCGATGTTGATAATTCTTGAAACGGAAGTGCGAATTTCGAGAATTCAGTTGTGAAAGTTCAGTATCGTCTTGATAACAGAACAAAAGCttattttttggatatattttaattaagtggGTCTTGgacagatattataaataatgcggttgaaaaaattgcaagtttctttagtttaaaattcttttattttaatcctgtataaataaaaacatgcatttttaaaattatgatgaaatagcGTGATATGTCATTATCCTTGAAATGCCAAAGTGTAAGTAATTACGGTTCATTAATCACgagaaaattatattcttgaaaataattgcatattatttcattgcatacaaattactttaataaatttttgttatttttaaatttttcttgtgatcttggaaatttattttacttatgtttATACAGTTTAATTCCAGTACAATCgtgtatttaattgaattatttcataaaaaattaaatttctaatcgaGTTATTTAAACATGTGACAGCTGAGTCTTGCAAGAGCTGTCAGATTTGATAATCACAcattatgctataaaaatattcagttaaatctTATTGTAGTTAtggaatattgcaaaaaaaaatttatgtattttcaacAAACATGTACTCTTATGTTGGAAACACTAAAGTTTgccataattcatttaatattgtaaattgaCGTTGAATATGTTcttgaataaagataaataaatgcttcctctaaaataattgcttaaatattaaaattcttaattttttggtagaatttataaaattttattttgtttaaggtTACCTACCCAAaggctttttattattatcacagAGTACTGCctataatttcttaaatgtatatatagataatgatatttgataaaaaaatatattttaaactagctAATTTCTAACGATATAATTTGTGATTATATCTATTGTATAGTATTTATCGCTTTTGGGAGTGAAAATCTAATATGGAAAGCAATTTATTCAGTATATTTACTTGACAAATCTAATTGGTCAATTTGATCAATTCTTGCTTATCGAAATTGTTCCTTGTAATTAATTGGAATAcgatgtttaaaataataattgtaataaattgtaattcGACATGCGAAAAAGTAAGACTTGCTATTTGGGATCGAAAGGATTGTTTGGAACTGTTGcaatataaaactgaattttctgcTTCTAATTGCTTTCGCCATTTATTAAAAGCAGTGTAGTACTTTTCAACAAATGATAGTTTAAACATTTGCTTCTAGAATATAAATACACTTTTTACTTGTCAGCTGATattgtattctattttaatagTTGAAATCATCAATTTTGATTCGTATTATCTTCTTTCTTATCTTGTCGATTTTATCTACCTTagtaaatgatttttatcatgTGCATACAAAAgaatgcttttactttttatttcctgACTAGCACTAACCTAAGTTTATtctgatttttagaaaatatgctcttgcattattttgattatttatcattCGTTAGCTTAGATGaggattttgtttcattttgctttagTGTGGAAAAAGACAAttagaaatactaaaaatttttttctaagttgtTAATTGTTCTGCTGTAAAAATCgttattattcatttacttaatttattaaattctttgaaattattttattaaagttaagaattaaattatgctATATAGGAAATGGTAAGCtatctttaaatataagtttctgataatttgtataaatatataagtatattgatttaatttagactgatttcaaaatcagttttattacttttaattctttaaaattttgcatttaagtcATGCTTTAACCATCTACATACAATTTgtctaaatttgatttaatttttaaatctgtcaATTGTTAAGAAcatgattgaattaaaatatatcatttatttacttattttcagattttttttgaagtgatattttgaaactacaatttcatcttgtttttcataaaattatttatatttggctattaaaattaaatttgagttcATCTTTATGCTTAAAAGCAATGTACTCATTGCTCATATTTAATTGTAGCAGTAACAAGTTCCTGGACTGTGTTCATTCAGGCATGAGTTGTATTTTTCCTGCACTAAATTGACATGTTTTGCTTGACAGGATAGTAGAGGATTTCTAATTTCTCAATTGTGCAGTCAAGGctgaattatcatttaatttatataaaatttctaaaaaaagttatgaaattttgttttttaaggaTATTAGTTGTaatgtaagattatttttaagttaactatttttatattaatatctataGTTAATATATCGGTTATTAATAttcgtttaaagaaaaattggattaaaatcatattttgtttaaaagctGGAAGATGTAATGAAATcttaacttttcttctttttattcattctttcattattttatttgtgcttttgatcattttaaatttatgaactgtgacagaattaacttttttttatttcaatataattattttttagtaaaataagcagttatattttcatacacttaataaaaatttaaaaatagcaatgttatctttttaatgagttgtaataatttaaaacttttagctggaaaatagtaacaaatatataaatatgtatcgaAGATGAAAAAATTGATACAATGGATTATCATGTTTTCCTTTTATTGCAtagcatattttcatatttttagtctCTTTagactattttataataaataaaaattattattttgcaaaagttgacttttaactttattttttagaggaaattattttgctcaaaattataaatattctatagaatgttgaaaaataatttagtctTCTCTGTAAAAGAATAgtagcattttaattttgtaataaaaacctaaaaatatattaacttgtTACAAACTTGGTTTACTGAATTAtaggcatttttattttattatttatatctgtCATGATAGAATACTACTTAAATCTAGATTAAGATAAGGTATGAATTCTAGTATTAccctttataataaatttccatttcagTAAATCATAAACAAGGGCAAacgtttttgaaaattgttttatgtaaataaaaatgaaccatGATATGGGTTTATGTGAAACTAATTTATGGgtgtttatattttagaaattatttttaattatctttttaaaaaattctgtcttttttCTGTGTGAAAttgttgaataattaaattttattataaattttaattttaggaacTACAAGATCTAGGACGAGATCCTCCAGCTCAGTGTTCTGCTGGTCCTGTTGGTGATGACtgtaagtatttataaaaaatatttaattttttgccaaAAATGTGTGTGCAGTTTTTCAGTAACATTAGCTATTTTTgtcttagaatttaatttatagatttctatgtTTAATACATTAAAGTCTATTAATATGAACATATTAATTTATGGTGAAGGAGCGGCAAAATTTTCTAATGTGTTATTTCCAACATTCAGAAAACTCATTCACTGGTTTTAGATATCAATACCTTACTAagctatacatattttttttattgctggtGTTGGCTCATATAGGGTTAAGTAAGtttctaattaaacttttattgattGGAATTTTCATAAGTTAGAAATGCTTCTTCTAATACTATATTCATGCTTTGAACTCCGTATTGTGAATTCTGAATGCATATGATCTACTTGACATAGCTTAAACTCTTTGCATCTGGGAAAAGTAATGGGTGTTAGGATTTTAATCCTTAAGAgaatataaaaatgctattaatttgttttaattattaaaagttatgcaagattttaatctctttattaatctttatataaCATTAATGTGGAAGCTGGAAgcaatgtattatttaaaatgacaagTCAGATTTGACTTGATTTATATATGGGCCAGGGAGttaaaatgtaattgtaatttattgaaaattgtttatgTGTTATTAggtattttatttttggtaacagattgaaaaattgtgaattttttttctttgaattcaatATAGAAATTATGTAGCATTATGtagaaatttaacaatttgaattttagttGTACTGATAAGTCAAAggttaagattaattaaaaaatattaataaaatggatTAATATCTCAAGCAGATATgtggtaataaaatattttaacttgtatatttatttcttaagaaagatttttttttttttctgttgactAGAATGCTACATCTGAAAATCCTAATTTTGGAAACAttatctgttatatttttaaaaaattactttttggtaGTATTATCTGTACCAATTCAAAACAactatttcaattcaaatgaacTTCGCATTTTGCTTTGTGTAACGGAGTGTATATTTGTAGTAACTATTCAAAAAGGCATAATTctctcttaattatatagcatagatgttattcttttatttattgataatttttatgctaATGATTCTATATCTGTGAAATGTTTGCTTGACAATCTATTTTAATCCAAATAATCAGTTTCATTAGTTATGTTTTATAGTTCAGGTTTAAAATTAAAACGTTTGATGCAAAATGTGAATTTAACATCTTGACTGCAATGGGGAATCACTGGTGACCGGTGGAGCCCATATAAATTACAATGCTAGAAATTCACTACAGCAGTCAATACATTAAAGATTTCATGCTTGATTAGCTAAGATATGTTTCAACATGTTTGTTAATGTTTTGTAAAGAAGCTCTgatgattttttaatatgaatcaaTTTGAACTGATTTATGTATAGAATCCATTCTCAAATTTATACTAAGATAAGGTTAAGTAACTGAATGATGCTACTTTTTTTGATTATAACAGGAACTAAATAGTTTAGGACCACAAAGTAACAGTTAAGCAGAAACATGTTTAAAATTCCATATGCAGAAATTGGCGTCTTAAAAGATGAAAATCCAAAAGAACTGGAAAGAAAATcccattttaatattcattacaaaTTGTGGGAAATGCtggaattttaatgtatttttagttGTTTCTTCTCTTacccttaaaatattatttgctgaaatattttgcattttttaaaaatgtgattgagtttttttaaaaaaaaaacatttgttataaacgttttaataatcaaaacaaatgctttttttagtatttttttcttacctttgtTAAATTACCTTTCTAaccttgcttttaaaaatttttattcgctttattgcaatttgaataaatttgtataatatccAAGATTTATAACTATCATTTgtcaagtataatttttaatgtacctAAACTAGGTTTAGTGTGtgttctaattttatatttgttatatatacaTCTGTAATTTTTGACAGCATTTAAATAAGTACAgctgaaaatgaaatagaaatattgaattatttattaattagaaaatttagaacAATTTCTAGAAAACTGATCATAGTAAAGTACATTCTCTAAAATGTACTTTTCTTTTATCTAGTATTCCATTGGCAAGCAACTATAATGGGTCCAGTAAGTAACATCTATTTTCAAGTTTCTCTtgtatagaatataatattttatttgaggaAATCTAATTGTATAGTATTTtctactgaaaatttttattttatttctttttccataatAAACTTAATACAGAATTCAAttctaggatttttttaatatttttatttcaaatttacctGTAAAgcataatagaatattttttttagttttgtagatgcttataaagaaatttttaaagacaacttttttttttaaagttactttaaaGTAGACCATTGGGTTTCAATTTccgtaattataaaaatatgttgcgATTATTACCATTTCTTACCCGATTTAGTCCGgaacttaataattataattaagtatttaaaattttataatttacaaatcacttttttgcattttttatgaaataaaatgaagttgactagctgtaattttaaaattaatagtcaGGGACTAATAAAGTGCACTTTGTCATGTGAAACTTTATATgaaatgtattagaaaaataCAGGAAATCAACTGGATTttgtaaattctataaaaaatcacTCTAaacattctgttatttttaaatatcaatactttttaaacacaatattttaactaaatacaataaaaagaaaaccaaTTAGAAGTTCAACAATAATTTGATTCTGTGTAAAATTGAGGAAATTTTTTCTGattcatgttttttaatttatataagctTAAAAAACCGAATATAgaagaaacatttcattaaaaaaaaaaaaaaaaaaccctacattATTGCTTAAATGCTATCTAAAGGATAAGCTAGAATTTTTATCTtggtgtaaattatttttttctttttgttatataaagtatttttaattggttctaaaaacttaatttctaacattttattcataaatcattACAAGTTCtacattatttaatgatttactttGTATATgcttgctaattttttaaaatttttcctttgcaGCCAGATAGCCCATATCAAGGAGGTGTATTTTTCCTCACTATTCATTTTCCTACAGATTATCCTTTTAAACCTCCAAAGGTAAAGTTCAGGTtgcttctattaaattttgatattttatttttaagtcatttttataaattgtattatattttaaatattttcttgctgtatttaatattaataataatataataattaatctaataattgctgtcattaatattaataataatataataattaatctaataattgctgtcattaatattaataaaaatataggtaTTAGGAGCATTTAAAAGAAGTTTGACTTATAAGTTCTGCGTTGACTAAAAACCTAAAAAGATtgtaatacagtagactcccgattatccgcgcctgccacacaaaggtttttttttttttttttttttgactgattttttcaaaaaagtgcagttttacagttatgcttttgtaattacataatacattacagtattaaaatagtacatatgtattaatttttctgtgtatccttgacgtctctcgtaaatacaaagcacttttctgttttcataacaaaatgcattttaggttagttttgagtgatatactaaaatattaagagttAGTTAAAcatcctgctgtttattttacgttttattgtacataaaacgatttttcaaagttggaatgactgttttcttttttgctatactcGCTTTTAGCTTTTTTcagattatccgcgatttttgttatccgcggcggccgcgccacccaattccgcggataatcgggagtgtactgtatcaaTTTTTCCCTAACAAAATCTATTCTGGATTTTTTCATttggtttaattttcaattgGTTTCTATTAGTCTTTTATTTTTGTCAGGATTTGTAAATTATTACAGCATTTTTGTGCTGCAATAAAATTCCATATGCTGAATGGGTGATAAACTAATTGGGCTTATTATTTTGTTAGGAAAGAATTTATGCtcaatttttccataaattttctaAGATTAGAAAGGTATTTATCTAGCTGTAATGTGTTCAAATTAaccaaatttaattctaaatttattcaataactaacttggaatttcaaaatctttattggttttaaaaagtacaatcaactgatatataatattggttttattatctttgtttttgttattatttttgtattgaaattcaagattttaaaaagggcaaaacttttaaaatggatACTGTATAGGTGCACCGAAAGATTccaatttcatttaagtttttacACAACTATTTGTATAATGTTCATTCTGTAAattcaattgtaaaaataatttctttaataattgcttattttatttagatttactCAGTTTTATTGAGCACTGTAAAAATCTTTGTCTAGTTTCCCAGATATATATTAGTATTAACAAtcttattaatgcataaaaagtCTTTTATTCTAATAGTGAGTttagattaatttgattttgatgtcATGTATAATAAGTATCAAACTAaaactaaacaataaattttaggtCAGTTCTTTTGTAACAAATTATGGTTGAAATTACaacttaacaaaaatatttatataagaaaactaATAAGCTTAACTAGTGTTTTTGTAATTTTCCCCTCTGCATCTTTGTAGTCCTAGAAAAATTACGGAAGCTATAGTTTAATAATTTCTCCTGCATAtaaatgcagtgatttaaataaaattgggtaTGTGATCTTGTCGCTGCATTCTTAGTTTTATGTCCAATTTTGGGTCActcatttgggggggggggcctttttttttttttttttttttttttggtacttgtatattaactgtATGTGAGTAATTGCCAAACATTGAAcactagattcagtaaaaatattaaattcacactGAAGACCAGTCTCTTGTAACtattttttgccaattaatacacaagtaatgGTTTTCCTTGCTGTACTATGAAGCATCCAATTCTTGTGTGATAatgaaaatctgagcactcatgtgTTTCCAGGGCTTCCCAAGGTCAATTTTATACAAGGGGGGGACAGGGATATTCCATTAGAGAgtgtgagaaagtttcagggagaccactCCTATAAGCTTCCATTACTTTAACAAATTTTCcttgggaaaaaaaagtttagaaaagtattcgtatatatatttttaagtattttttcggcatttcaattatgaaaatttatcaaattctttcaaaatttcaagccATGTTTagtagaattaaatgaaaatatgtattgtattcctggatttgaaggggaaaaaacatCTTGgttgttatttaataatacattaaatactacaatgcattaaaaatttttttcttaatatttgattaatttttttcctattatcttAGTCTTTAAAATAGCTGAACTATCTATTAGATCTTCTATTACTAACAGATGTATTTATATAACCTTCTTAATAggtatatatgtttatttaaatttgtcttctttaatgggttaactaaaataaaatttattggaattcaTAGATAAGttccataatattaaaaatattttgatatttttctcttatctAAAACAATAGCTTAGAAATTTCCTCCtcccttttaaaaaaagttttatggtTTGATTAACCATTAAATTTATCACTTCAAGTTATTGAGCAACTTGTTTTTGCAACATCTGTGCACCTCTTAAAGctttatgaaaagtaataaagtttaatttgtttGTATTCGAACAGTATttctattgtaataatttttatttgatataaaaattatataattttttaataacaattaaactATAACccaattttttatcataaaattgaaCATGGCTGTCAACAATAGAAGTTATAGAAAAGGAGagtacaattatataaatataattgtatattgttatataaaaatattttcaaaaattttctaatgcattttttttttgtttgtttatatagGTAGCATTCACTACTAGAATTTATCATCCTAACATCAACAGTAATGGTAGTATTTGCTTGGATATCTTACGCTCACAATGGAGTCCTGCTTTAACAATATCTAAAggtgattataaattatttttattataatacctTCATATTCATTGGATTCCttaattagtaatattaattattaaagattgtgcttagttattaatttctttcagttcactttaattgttttatagtttAATCTTCTAGCTGTATATTTCTGTGATGTATAAAAGATTTGAAGTTGGTTTTTATTGCAACCATgcagtttatttaaattgtttttacttcTATTATAATGTTAAATGTCATTGTAATATTACACatgaataattagttttaaaagataAGCGGTTTACAAATGTTGGATTAAAATatcaatcttaaaaaaataaaataaaataattagaagattaaaaatagaattcatttcCAGGATTAACaccattattttaacaaaatgaaataagttataaaaatgtttgtatttttaattaggaGGTTGGGGCCTTTCTTAGAATAGATGCTTGATTTCGTTTCTTCTGTATTTTCTtacttgatttatattttaagttattgaaatctgctgtttaaaaatgtcaaatattattaacaatttgaataaacctgatttgcataaaatgcTTTCTCATTCTTTTGCTCGTAACTTGTTCAAATAACTGCACGAAAGCTTAAAATAGGTATTTATACAtcacattcaaatgtataaatttattttcatgctttttttcatgctttttttcatggacttaattacttttaatattttcagtcattgtttatgaagtttttaaaaacttatggtTTTAAGAAATACTATTCCTTTGTATTGAGGGTATTATGAACTTGTTGGTAGTGGTTTATATGCATTTGTTGAAAGTTTGCATccaatttgggggggggggggagaaagaaaaaaaactggacAATTATATGTAGGg
The window above is part of the Argiope bruennichi chromosome 7, qqArgBrue1.1, whole genome shotgun sequence genome. Proteins encoded here:
- the LOC129975941 gene encoding ubiquitin-conjugating enzyme E2-17 kDa, encoding MALKRINKELQDLGRDPPAQCSAGPVGDDLFHWQATIMGPPDSPYQGGVFFLTIHFPTDYPFKPPKVAFTTRIYHPNINSNGSICLDILRSQWSPALTISKVLLSICSLLCDPNPDDPLVPEIAKIYKTDREKYNELAREWTRKYAM